taacgccgtaacctttttcccatattccatatacatatatttacatatatacgcgtatataacactatatggtcatggatcaatgaacatgtataaatgagtgaaatgcatgaaaaatacgtaataatctcaatattccttccggataaactttttcaactgtgtattattctgagacccacgaactgaagataataatatttttcatgggtaATCAAGAATATACAcaccctactatttctatgaatagagtaatttatggaaactgtgtgtttgctcgtttattcagtataatttggaccacaccaaaagaaagaagggagagccttaacatacctggagtagagaaaactccatataatatttcgttggaaaaccttcgttgatAGAACGAAATTTGCCTCTGCTCCTTAGAAATTCATGGACGAAAATTGTTTCTGGTTCCTAAAAATTTTGGAACGAAATAACAATTTTGGTTTCCTTGAAATTGAGAGGAAAACATTTTCTGGTTCTTTGAAGTTTGGAAGGAATAACATTTGGATTCCTTTAGATTCATATGGATTTGTAACAGACAACTTAGATAGTTATCCATTCTTATTTATGCCTAGTTTGCCACCTAGGCATAAGTGACTTCTTAGTCACTTCTTGACttggtggcttcttgccacgtgttTGGGggataattattaagtttttgtccacttattagttaatcgggtaatgtccttttacctggtaattaattaattacccgcataatttaaaaattgcctcaGATTACTTAAAATttaacttatttttaatatactttatatatatatatatatatatacacacacacacacactttacACATTAtacgtggtcatatggtaccttgcatggtactagttcataattatcgagtattatcgctcgacccatattttattccaaattgaccactttcgatgaaactcgttttctttaattcgtgtacctcTTTATCCTTCAGAAcgcttatttatcgcttgttacaaATAGCATAAATACATTAATGTCAAGATGATATCGTCCCCCAGtccacgtcggttaactgaaaacaaaattttaacatacgaaaatgggAGATGTAAcaagatgtgttttgggacaacatgacgagacagggagaaaggagcaagccatatactacttaaGTAAGAAGTTCATACCCTATGAAGCACAGTACTTTCTGTTGGACCGCACTTACTGCGCTTTAACCTGGACGacttagaaattgaggcattacttctatgcctataccacatacctcatatctaggatggaccctctgaagtacatctttcagaggTCCATGCCAAccggaagttagccaagtggcagatactgatAAGTGAGTTcaacatcatctatgtaactcagaaggcggtcaaaggacaagcattggcagaccaccttgctgaaaatcctgtgggaggagaataaaaacccttgaaaacatattttccagatgaagaagtatcattcgtaggagaggacattgctgaggcttacaacggttggaaaatgttctttgatggagctgcaaacttcaaaggagtaggcattggagtagtcttggtatcagaaacaggtcaacacTACCCTGTATCCGCGAAgcttaggtttccatgcaccaacaatatagcagaatatgaggcttgcatcatggggctcaatttggccatcgatatgaatatacaggagttactagtaattggagattcagatcttctggtacatcaggttcaaggagaatgggctataAAGAACACTAAAATACTACCATACTTGCATCACGTACAAGAATTGATGAAAAGATTCACAAAGATAAAGCTCAAACATGTGCccaaaattcaaaatgagttcgcagatgcactggccactttgtcatcaatgatacaacatccagacaagaacttcattgatctcATCCCGGTGAGAATCCATAACCAAccggcttactgtgctcatgttgaagaagaaatagatggaaaaccttggttccatgacatcaaggaatatttgacgaaaggataATACTCGAAAAAGgaaaaccacactcagaaatgcacactgcggaggctatccaatcacttcttccaaagcggaAGGGCCCTATATAGAAGAACCCATGATATAGGGTTGTTAAGGTGTTAATGCAAAGGAAGCTTCCAAATTGCTCGAAGAAATACATGCCGGAACTTGTggaccacacatgaatggttttgttctagcTAAGAAAATACTCAGagcaggatatttttggatgaccatggagacggactgcatccggtacgtacagaaatgccaccagtgtcaggtacatgcagacatgataagggtACCACCTAATAAGCTCaacgcaacaagtgcaccttggccttttactgcctggggaatggatgtcatcggtccaatcgagcccactgcttcaaacaggAACATGTTCATTTTAATGGCCATTGACTACATCACAAAATGGGCAGAAGTTGCATCCTACAAAGatataaccaagaaagtcattgcagactttgtcaaggatcgtattgtttgccgattcaaAGTTCCTAAGTCCATTATCAccgataatgccgccaatctcaatggtgacttgatgaaagccatatgtgaagccttcaaaatcaagcacaaaaactctacagcatacaggcctcaaatgaatggagatGTGGAAGCTcc
This genomic stretch from Nicotiana sylvestris chromosome 9, ASM39365v2, whole genome shotgun sequence harbors:
- the LOC138877743 gene encoding uncharacterized protein translates to MFFDGAANFKGVGIGVVLVSETGQHYPVSAKLRFPCTNNIAEYEACIMGLNLAIDMNIQELLVIGDSDLLVHQVQGEWAIKNTKILPYLHHVQELMKRFTKIKLKHVPKIQNEFADALATLSSMIQHPDKNFIDLIPVRIHNQPAYCAHVEEEIDGKPWFHDIKEYLTKG